Within Methanobrevibacter sp., the genomic segment AGAAGATGTAACCAATGCAACTAACTTAGAGTTCCACTCATTAGGAGCAGGTAAAATTGACAGAAACATCGATCCATTCTTAATTGATATTGAATTTGAAGAAGGAGAAAAAGAATTATCCTCTCACGAAGGTGAAGAATTCATTTATGTTTTAGAAGGAGAAATTGAAGTAATTTACGGTAAAGACTCATTTACCATTGGAAAAGGAGATACAATATTCTACGATTCTGCAGTACCTCACCACCTTCACGCAAGCGGTGAAGACAAGGCAAAAATCCTTGCAGTATTATACACTCCATATTAAACTAAATAACGGGCTTGATAAAATGTTTGAGATAGTATTAAAACAACAAAAAAACAGTAATGGTTTAATTAGATTTTTCACTCGTAGTTTGGATTTGCGTTCTTTGTTGTTGGGTTTGCAAGAATGTTTTACAAGTATGAATGCTGTTGAATTTAATAGAATGGAGGTTATCCAATGAGTGAATTATTTACAGAACTTTCTCTTGGAAAGTTTTTCGAAACAATGGTTGAAAAACAACCAGA encodes:
- a CDS encoding XRE family transcriptional regulator; the encoded protein is MTNENFAKKIKDIRARQDMTIEDLAERSGVKLEVLQAMEAGEVIPSLTPLTKMARALGVRLGTFLDDTPELGPVVTRNGVTENSLYFSGREDVTNATNLEFHSLGAGKIDRNIDPFLIDIEFEEGEKELSSHEGEEFIYVLEGEIEVIYGKDSFTIGKGDTIFYDSAVPHHLHASGEDKAKILAVLYTPY